Proteins encoded together in one Carassius auratus strain Wakin chromosome 32, ASM336829v1, whole genome shotgun sequence window:
- the LOC113051718 gene encoding myosin regulatory light chain 2, smooth muscle minor isoform-like, protein MSSKCRTKGKITKKRPQRATSNVFAMFDQSQIQEFKEAFNMIDQNRDGFIDKEDLHDMLASLGKNPTDDYLEAMMTEAPGPINFTMFLTMFGEKLNGTDPEEVIRNAFACFDEEGTGFVQEDYLRELLTTMGDRFTDEEVDELFREAPIDKKSNFNYVEFTRILKHGAKDKDD, encoded by the exons ATGTCGAGCAAATGTCGCACCAAGGGAAAGATCACCAAGAAGCGTCCTCAGCGGGCCACCTCCAATGTCTTCGCTATGTTCGATCAGTCGCAGATTCAGGAGTTTAAGGAAGCCTTCAACATGATCGACCAGAACCGCGACGGCTTCATCGATAAGGAGGATCTTCATGACATGCTCGCTTCTCTCG GGAAGAACCCAACAGATGACTATTTGGAGGCGATGATGACCGAAGCCCCCGGGCCCATAAACTTCACCATGTTCCTCACCATGTTCGGAGAGAAGCTGAACGGCACAGACCCCGAGGAAGTCATTCGTAATGCGTTCGCCTGCTTTGACGAGGAAGGAACAG GCTTCGTTCAGGAGGACTATCTGAGAGAGCTGCTGACCACTATGGGAGATCGATTCACAGACGAAGAGGTCGACGAGCTCTTCAGAGAAGCGCCGATCGATAAAAAGAGCAACTTCAACTACGTGGAGTTCACCCGTATTCTTAAACACGGAGCCAAAGACAAAGACGATTAG